In Sulfolobales archaeon, a single window of DNA contains:
- a CDS encoding branched-chain amino acid transaminase — protein sequence MSSTSSPIGDFGEYVWFDGELIPFHEAKIHVMTYSLHYGVGVFEGIRAYKTHDGRTAIFRLKEHIDRLFESAKIYKLEIPYAPEEVEKAIIDTVRASKFDECYIRPLVFLNITKLGVKPPSRKASLAIGVLRMGRYLGEAYTKGARVVTSAWRRIPPNSLPMNAKATGHYINSYLASVDAEVRGFDEALLLDIRGFVSEGPGQNIFIIKGGKAITPPLYASVLPGITRETIKILLDRELGIDVFEDDISLGMLYSADEAFFTGTAAEVTPIVEVDNIKIGPGVPGPVTRALQQLYDDVVRGKVVRYRKWLTYI from the coding sequence TTGAGTTCTACGTCCTCTCCTATAGGGGATTTTGGTGAGTATGTGTGGTTTGATGGCGAGCTAATACCATTCCACGAAGCTAAGATCCATGTTATGACATATTCACTCCACTATGGAGTAGGAGTTTTCGAAGGAATAAGAGCTTATAAGACTCATGATGGTAGAACTGCTATATTCAGATTGAAAGAACATATCGATAGATTATTCGAATCAGCTAAGATATATAAGCTAGAGATTCCATACGCTCCTGAGGAAGTTGAGAAAGCCATTATAGATACTGTAAGAGCGTCTAAATTTGATGAATGCTATATAAGACCTCTCGTGTTCCTAAACATAACAAAGCTAGGAGTCAAGCCTCCCTCTAGAAAAGCCTCACTCGCAATAGGAGTTCTCAGAATGGGAAGATACCTTGGAGAAGCCTACACCAAGGGAGCTCGCGTGGTTACATCTGCTTGGAGAAGGATCCCTCCAAATTCTCTTCCTATGAATGCAAAAGCCACCGGACATTATATCAATAGTTACCTGGCGAGTGTAGATGCAGAGGTAAGAGGTTTTGACGAAGCACTTCTGCTAGATATAAGAGGTTTCGTCAGTGAAGGACCTGGTCAGAACATATTTATTATAAAAGGCGGAAAAGCCATAACACCTCCTCTATACGCCTCAGTGCTTCCAGGAATAACTAGAGAGACTATAAAGATACTTCTAGACAGAGAACTAGGAATCGACGTATTCGAAGATGATATATCTCTCGGAATGCTATACTCAGCAGATGAAGCATTCTTCACAGGAACTGCAGCAGAGGTGACACCTATAGTTGAAGTAGATAATATAAAGATCGGGCCGGGCGTGCCAGGTCCTGTGACAAGAGCTCTTCAACAGTTATATGATGATGTTGTAAGAGGTAAGGTTGTCAGGTATAGAAAGTGGCTTACATACATATAG